Proteins encoded together in one Porites lutea chromosome 2, jaPorLute2.1, whole genome shotgun sequence window:
- the LOC140926135 gene encoding uncharacterized protein, producing MIRQPSSVIIAGPSGSGKSELVEQWLRDLNVFQIKPKKIVYAYDRWQPRFERMQKKEGIQFHRGLPDPRHLTQWFGRTRGGVLVLDDLMEEGGQDKRVLDLFTKDSHHRNITVLYLTQDLFPPGKFAKTINRNAHYIVAFKNPRDQTGIRTILLQAFPERWRQVLRLFKRITSRPFGYLMLDVHPASDDRYRLWSHLTRREGKAQVHTLPVDVPAVRKRTATRTRPGPSAKRRRTTY from the coding sequence ATGATCCGACAGCCCAGTAGTGTGATTATCGCGGGCCCGTCGGGCAGCGGCAAGAGCGAGTTAGTGGAACAATGGTTACGGGACCTCAACGTGTTTCAAATCAAACCCAAGAAGATCGTCTACGCGTACGACCGATGGCAACCCCGGTTTGAGCGTATGCAAAAGAAGGAGGGAATTCAATTTCATCGCGGGTTACCGGACCCTCGTCATTTAACCCAATGGTTTGGCCGGACGCGTGGTGGCGTGCTGGTCTTGGATGATTTGATGGAAGAAGGGGGACAGgacaaacgcgtgttggatTTGTTCACCAAAGATTCCCATCATCGCAACATTACCGTGTTGTATTTGACGCAAGATTTATTCCCGCCGGGTAAATTTGCCAAGACCATTAATCGCAACGCGCATTACATTGTGGCCTTCAAGAACCCTCGGGATCAAACGGGGATACGGACCATTTTACTGCAAGCCTTTCCCGAACGATGGCGTCAAGTCTTGCGCCTATTTAAACGCATCACGTCCCGTCCCTTTGGCTATTTGATGTTGGATGTGCATCCCGCCTCGGATGATCGATACCGTTTGTGGAGTCATTTAACGCGCCGAGAAGGCAAGGCGCAAGTCCATACCTTGCCCGTGGATGTCCCTGCCGTTCGAAAACGAACTGCAACGAGAACTCGCCCGGGTCCGTCGGcaaagagaaggcggacaacaTATTGA